One genomic region from Nilaparvata lugens isolate BPH chromosome 3, ASM1435652v1, whole genome shotgun sequence encodes:
- the LOC111053054 gene encoding zinc finger protein 708, translating to MSLETCRLCGSEKRIGVNLLDRGARIGLFTKILELFSKEVIQIDVNDMLSKFVCKDCEITVNHFSEFCELVKKTQKILHQKTTIPSLSLKKSVVPHIVGCHNNGTESVNVTVASDGKFKCEICETSLDNVQTMTLHMVTHGLGTVVCRCRECGHSDEVSCFIKDRVLVCPTCFFTANKPTDNNKKHVCEVCNKSFRTMGHKNRHKMIHDGLKPYLCETCGVRFSQKASLKIHTLSHKNAFPFSCEWCGQSFRYKVSLTSHTMNVHSQASDSKHECDQCKKQFATAHKLQRHYRSHTGEQPYRCSICNRTFSQSGNYNAHMLNHKTDFTDFIVDDLLKTPPSKTIESIYNNHTSISDADKDYTPINEPAQLKFNEDQNNIPKEAPENLFGNFQPHDCVFDTIV from the exons gttATTCAGATTGATGTTAATGATATGCTGTCAAAGTTTGTTTGCAAGGATTGTGAAATAACAGTTAATCATTTTTCTGAATTCTGTGAACTGGTGAAAAAGACTCAGAAGATTCTACACCAAAAAACAACCATACCCAGCTTGTCATTGAAGAAATCGGTT GTACCCCACATTGTTGGCTGTCACAATAATGGAACAGAATCAGTGAATGTGACCGTTGCTTCGGATGGGAAATTCAAATGTGAGATCTGCGAAACCAGCCTGGACAATGTGCAGACGATGACTCTGCACATGGTGACTCACGGCCTGGGCACGGTGGTGTGTCGTTGCAGGGAGTGCGGCCACAGCGACGAGGTCAGCTGCTTCATCAAGGACAGAGTGCTAGTGTGTCCCACCTGCTTCTTCACCGCCAATAAACCGACCGACAACAACAAGAAACACGTTTGTGAAGTGTGCAACAAGTCTTTCAGAACGATGGGGCATAAGAACAGACACAAAATGATTCACGACGGCCTCAAACCGTACCTCTGCGAAACTTGCGGGGTCAGATTCAGTCAGAAAGCCAGTCTGAAGATCCACACACTTAGCCACAAAAACGCGTTTCCGTTCAGTTGCGAGTGGTGCGGTCAGTCGTTCAGGTACAAAGTGTCGCTCACTTCGCACACGATGAACGTTCACTCGCAGGCCTCCGATTCGAAACACGAGTGCGATCAGTGTAAAAAGCAGTTCGCCACTGCTCATAAGCTGCAAAGGCATTACCGCAGTCACACAGGCGAGCAGCCCTACCGCTGCTCCATCTGCAACCGGACTTTCTCTCAGTCAGGCAACTACAATGCACACATGTTGAATCACAAGACTGACTTCACTGATTTCATTGTCGACGACCTACTCAAGACACCACCTAGCAAAACAATAGAATCCATATACAATAACCACACATCAATCAGCGATGCTGATAAGGATTACACACCTATCAATGAGCCGGctcaattaaaattcaatgaaGACCAAAATAATATCCCAAAAGAAGCACCTGAAAATTTATTTGGAAACTTCCAGCCTCATGACTGTGTATTTGATACAATTGTCTAA